Proteins from one Candidatus Sulfotelmatobacter sp. genomic window:
- a CDS encoding PHB depolymerase family esterase, which yields MRLKPYIAAIAAVAVICGCSGRGSGPSSSLPSTQSGARRTAQSVSTLGSYNVNTAHVYVSGISSGGFMAVQMHFAYSGTFKGAAIYAGGPDYCGQDSETTADLDCGGAGEYTSELTPSENYINANQNTSGMDPVSNISGQPVYLWSGTADTVVPQKTMNDLQTEYQKYGASVTYDNTYAAEHGWESPYGANACGTLGSPYMIDCSGYDSEKTWLTKFLGTLNAKNTGTLTGSLINFDQTPYGGGSNDLDTNGWVFVPAACAQGATCSIVVALDGCEQYQAVINDEFVTQSGLDQWADTNDIIVLYPYQTTGGSNPNGCWDWWGYTNSSYALKQGVQMAAIYNMVKHLEGGTGSTPTPTPTPTPTPAGTATPTPTPTPKGTATPTPTPTPKTTPTPTPTPTPGWSQKVTTTVVLAYDDGYITLAEYLELGQAYGYDSSITLYDCGGTWTNSSTCGPMIY from the coding sequence ATGCGCTTGAAACCGTACATCGCCGCGATCGCGGCCGTCGCCGTCATCTGCGGCTGTAGCGGCCGCGGCAGCGGTCCGTCCTCATCGCTCCCCTCCACGCAATCCGGCGCGCGCCGCACGGCGCAGAGCGTCTCGACGCTGGGCAGCTACAACGTCAACACGGCGCACGTGTACGTCTCGGGCATCTCGTCCGGCGGTTTCATGGCCGTGCAGATGCACTTCGCGTACTCGGGCACGTTCAAGGGCGCGGCGATCTACGCCGGCGGCCCCGACTACTGCGGGCAGGACAGCGAGACGACGGCCGACCTCGACTGCGGGGGCGCCGGCGAGTACACCAGCGAGCTGACGCCGTCCGAGAACTACATCAACGCCAATCAGAACACGTCGGGGATGGATCCGGTCAGCAACATCAGCGGTCAACCCGTCTATCTGTGGTCGGGCACCGCCGACACCGTCGTGCCGCAGAAGACGATGAACGATCTGCAGACCGAGTATCAGAAGTACGGCGCGTCGGTCACCTACGACAACACCTACGCCGCCGAGCACGGTTGGGAATCGCCCTACGGCGCCAACGCGTGCGGCACGCTGGGCAGCCCGTACATGATCGACTGCAGCGGCTACGATTCCGAGAAGACGTGGCTGACGAAATTCCTGGGCACGCTCAACGCCAAGAACACCGGCACGCTGACCGGCTCGCTCATCAACTTCGACCAGACGCCGTACGGCGGCGGCTCGAACGACCTCGACACCAACGGCTGGGTGTTCGTCCCGGCCGCCTGCGCGCAAGGCGCGACCTGCTCGATCGTCGTCGCGCTCGACGGCTGCGAACAGTATCAGGCGGTCATCAACGACGAGTTCGTCACGCAGTCCGGCCTGGATCAGTGGGCCGACACCAACGACATCATCGTGCTGTATCCGTACCAGACGACGGGCGGCTCGAACCCCAACGGGTGCTGGGACTGGTGGGGCTACACCAACAGCAGTTATGCGCTCAAGCAAGGCGTGCAGATGGCGGCCATCTACAACATGGTCAAGCATCTCGAAGGCGGGACCGGCTCGACGCCGACGCCGACGCCCACGCCCACACCGACGCCGGCCGGCACCGCGACGCCGACCCCGACGCCAACACCGAAAGGCACGGCCACGCCGACCCCGACGCCCACCCCGAAGACGACCCCGACGCCGACACCAACGCCGACCCCAGGCTGGTCGCAAAAGGTGACGACGACGGTGGTGCTGGCGTACGACGACGGCTACATCACGCTGGCCGAGTACCTCGAGCTCGGACAAGCCTACGGCTACGACAGCTCGATCACGCTGTACGACTGCGGCGGGACCTGGACCAACTCGTCGACCTGCGGGCCGATGATCTACTAG
- the tpiA gene encoding triose-phosphate isomerase: protein MSAVKRLVVANWKMHKTQAQTRAFVADLLGRTLPLDAVDVVICPPFTALDAARDALGDAPIGLGAQNVHWAPQGAFTGEISAPMLVELGVRWVIIGHSERRALFGELDFRVNEKVQIALAYGITPIVAVGETEDEHAAGLARTRVEAQVRAAFADVPAQQVARCVVAYEPIWAIGTGRADSPPQADAILAAIRGAVEGLREARILYGGSMNLENVAAFVAQPNIDGGLVGGASLDPATFSALLDAARKGASAT, encoded by the coding sequence GTGAGCGCCGTGAAACGCCTGGTCGTCGCGAATTGGAAGATGCACAAGACGCAGGCGCAGACGCGGGCGTTCGTCGCCGACCTGCTGGGGCGCACGCTGCCGCTGGACGCGGTCGACGTCGTGATCTGTCCGCCCTTCACCGCGCTCGACGCGGCGCGCGACGCGCTCGGCGACGCCCCGATCGGCCTGGGGGCGCAGAACGTGCACTGGGCCCCCCAAGGCGCCTTCACCGGCGAGATCTCGGCGCCGATGCTGGTCGAGCTCGGCGTCCGCTGGGTCATCATCGGTCACTCGGAGCGTCGCGCGCTGTTCGGCGAGCTGGACTTCCGCGTCAACGAGAAAGTTCAGATCGCGCTGGCGTACGGCATCACCCCGATCGTCGCGGTCGGCGAGACCGAGGACGAGCACGCCGCCGGGCTCGCGCGCACGCGGGTCGAGGCACAGGTGCGGGCGGCCTTCGCCGACGTGCCGGCCCAGCAGGTGGCGCGCTGCGTGGTCGCCTACGAGCCGATCTGGGCGATCGGCACCGGCAGAGCCGACTCCCCGCCGCAGGCCGACGCGATCCTGGCCGCGATTCGCGGAGCCGTCGAGGGTTTGCGCGAAGCACGCATCCTCTACGGCGGCAGCATGAACCTCGAGAACGTCGCCGCCTTCGTCGCACAGCCGAACATCGACGGGGGACTGGTCGGCGGTGCCAGCCTCGACCCCGCCACGTTCAGCGCGCTGCTCGACGCAGCGCGCAAAGGAGCCAGCGCCACGTGA
- the gpmI gene encoding 2,3-bisphosphoglycerate-independent phosphoglycerate mutase, whose protein sequence is MKRRPFVLAILDGWGYSPETHGNAIAAAALPFWKRLLETHPHTLLAASGEAVGLPAGVMGNSEVGHINIGSGRVVPQGVVVIDEAIADGKLPQNPTLLQCFAHVRETGGRLHFLGLVSDGKVHSSLDHLEALIAATVAAGIPFVVDAFLDGRDTPPSSAERYLARVEQFCADQGHAGAIATMQGRYWAMDRDKRWDRTRKAYDALADAKAEHAAATPLEGLRAAYARGETDEFVAPTIVGTPRPIADGDACIFFNFRPDRARQLTLAFSDPSFDHFPVHHYERLLWATMTRYEENFPNPVLFGPRPQFDVFGEIVARAGLTQLRLAETEKYAHVTYFFNGGREDVFPGEDRILIPSNRSVATYDLAPEMSAADITSAAVEDVSKHRHDVIVMNYANADMVGHTGVWNATVSALETLDVALGRLTNAVLAAGGILAITADHGNAEEKIDPDGNPLTAHTTNPVPFVIIANEPVGRLEDGGKLGDVAPTLLPLLGLDVPPAMTGRNLLAPVTAAR, encoded by the coding sequence GTGAAGCGCCGTCCCTTCGTCCTCGCGATCCTCGACGGCTGGGGCTACTCGCCCGAGACGCACGGCAACGCCATCGCGGCGGCCGCGCTGCCGTTCTGGAAACGGCTGCTCGAGACGCACCCGCACACGCTGCTGGCGGCGTCGGGCGAAGCGGTGGGACTGCCGGCGGGCGTGATGGGCAACAGTGAGGTCGGGCACATCAACATCGGCAGCGGCCGCGTCGTCCCGCAGGGCGTGGTCGTCATCGACGAGGCGATCGCCGACGGCAAGCTGCCGCAGAATCCGACGCTACTGCAGTGTTTCGCGCACGTGCGCGAGACCGGCGGCCGGCTGCACTTCCTGGGCCTGGTCTCCGACGGCAAGGTGCACAGCTCGCTCGATCACCTCGAGGCGCTGATCGCGGCCACCGTCGCCGCCGGCATCCCGTTCGTCGTCGACGCCTTTCTCGACGGGCGCGACACGCCGCCGTCCTCGGCCGAGCGATATCTCGCGCGGGTCGAGCAGTTTTGCGCCGATCAAGGACACGCCGGCGCGATCGCGACGATGCAAGGCCGCTATTGGGCGATGGACCGCGACAAGCGCTGGGACCGCACCCGCAAAGCCTACGACGCGCTGGCCGACGCGAAGGCCGAGCACGCGGCGGCGACCCCGCTCGAGGGACTGCGCGCCGCCTACGCGCGCGGCGAGACCGACGAGTTCGTCGCGCCGACCATCGTCGGCACGCCGCGGCCGATCGCCGACGGCGACGCCTGCATCTTCTTCAACTTCCGGCCCGACCGCGCGCGCCAACTGACGCTCGCGTTCAGCGATCCGAGCTTCGATCATTTCCCCGTTCACCACTACGAGCGGCTGCTGTGGGCGACGATGACGCGCTACGAGGAGAACTTCCCCAACCCGGTGCTGTTCGGTCCGCGCCCGCAGTTCGACGTCTTCGGCGAGATCGTCGCCCGCGCGGGCCTCACCCAGCTGCGCTTGGCCGAGACCGAGAAGTACGCGCACGTGACCTACTTCTTCAACGGCGGGCGCGAGGACGTGTTCCCCGGCGAAGACCGCATCCTGATCCCGTCCAACCGCAGCGTGGCGACCTACGATCTCGCGCCCGAGATGTCGGCCGCCGACATCACCAGCGCCGCGGTCGAAGACGTCTCCAAGCACCGCCACGACGTCATCGTGATGAACTACGCCAACGCCGACATGGTGGGCCACACCGGCGTGTGGAACGCGACCGTCTCCGCGCTCGAGACGCTCGACGTCGCGCTGGGACGGTTGACGAACGCCGTGCTGGCCGCCGGCGGCATCCTGGCGATCACCGCCGACCACGGCAACGCCGAAGAGAAGATCGACCCCGACGGCAACCCGCTGACGGCGCACACCACCAACCCGGTGCCGTTCGTCATCATCGCCAACGAGCCGGTGGGCCGGCTCGAAGACGGCGGGAAGCTCGGCGACGTGGCGCCGACCCTGCTGCCGCTGCTCGGCTTGGACGTGCCGCCCGCGATGACCGGCCGCAACCTGCTCGCCCCGGTGACGGCGGCGCGATGA
- a CDS encoding purine-nucleoside phosphorylase: protein MKRKRVEAAADFLRERAGGELDCAIVLGSGFGAVLRERIEGATIPYRRIEGMPEPTVAGHAGEALIGMLHDKRVIAFSGRFHLYEGHSASEVVYPIVVAAHAGARTIVLTNAAGGINTAYRPGDLMLLVDQLNLTGTSPLIGPELLPGAEVRFVDMIDAYAPHLRELARHIAGQYEIVLHDGVYAGLTGPAYETPAEVGYLRGIGADAVGMSTVLETIAARALGRDVVGFSLITNVHGAGVPTSHEEVLAASQRSAEDVARLVEGIVANLASTPAAPTV from the coding sequence ATGAAGCGCAAACGGGTCGAAGCCGCGGCGGACTTCCTGCGCGAGCGCGCCGGCGGCGAGCTCGACTGTGCGATCGTGCTCGGGTCGGGCTTCGGTGCGGTGCTGCGCGAACGCATCGAAGGCGCGACCATTCCGTACCGCCGCATCGAAGGGATGCCCGAGCCGACCGTCGCCGGTCACGCCGGCGAAGCGCTGATCGGGATGCTGCACGACAAACGCGTCATCGCGTTCAGCGGGCGCTTTCATCTCTACGAGGGGCACAGCGCGAGCGAGGTCGTCTACCCGATCGTCGTCGCCGCGCACGCCGGCGCGCGCACGATCGTGCTGACCAACGCGGCCGGCGGCATCAACACCGCCTACCGCCCGGGCGACTTGATGCTGCTGGTCGACCAGCTCAATCTCACCGGGACCAGTCCCTTGATCGGCCCGGAGCTGCTGCCCGGTGCCGAGGTGCGCTTCGTCGACATGATCGACGCCTACGCGCCGCACTTGCGCGAGCTCGCGCGCCACATCGCCGGCCAGTACGAGATCGTGCTGCACGACGGCGTCTACGCCGGCCTGACCGGCCCCGCGTACGAGACGCCGGCCGAGGTCGGGTATCTGCGCGGCATCGGCGCCGACGCGGTCGGGATGTCGACCGTGCTCGAAACGATCGCCGCCCGCGCGCTGGGGCGCGACGTGGTGGGCTTCTCGCTGATCACCAACGTCCACGGGGCCGGCGTCCCGACCTCGCACGAAGAGGTCCTCGCCGCCTCCCAGCGCAGCGCCGAGGACGTCGCGCGGCTGGTCGAGGGGATCGTCGCCAACCTGGCCTCGACGCCCGCCGCGCCGACCGTCTGA
- a CDS encoding methylated-DNA--[protein]-cysteine S-methyltransferase, with amino-acid sequence MLVVMTGPGFTIFETAIGSCGLAWNARGIVAVQLPEPTAGATRARLAHRVPGAQESPPPPHVRRAADGITALLRGEPADLTAVPLDVEAIPPFDRDVYAIARTVPAGATITYGQIATRLGELSLSRDVGAALGRNPFPLVVPCHRVLAAGGKDGGFSARGGIATKRTLLRIEGALPPEPPSLFDPPA; translated from the coding sequence GTGCTCGTAGTCATGACCGGCCCGGGCTTCACCATCTTCGAGACGGCGATCGGCAGCTGCGGTCTCGCGTGGAACGCGCGCGGGATCGTGGCCGTCCAGCTGCCGGAACCGACCGCCGGCGCGACGCGCGCGCGGCTCGCGCACCGCGTCCCCGGCGCCCAGGAATCGCCCCCGCCGCCGCACGTACGGCGAGCCGCCGACGGGATCACCGCGCTGCTGCGCGGCGAGCCGGCCGACCTGACCGCGGTCCCGCTCGACGTCGAGGCGATCCCGCCGTTCGACCGTGACGTCTACGCGATCGCGCGCACCGTCCCGGCCGGGGCCACCATCACCTACGGCCAGATCGCGACGCGGCTCGGCGAGCTGAGCCTTTCGCGCGACGTCGGCGCGGCGCTCGGGCGCAACCCGTTCCCGCTGGTCGTGCCGTGCCACCGCGTGCTGGCCGCCGGCGGCAAGGACGGCGGCTTCTCGGCGCGCGGCGGCATCGCGACCAAACGCACGCTGCTGCGCATCGAAGGTGCGCTGCCGCCCGAACCGCCCTCGCTGTTCGACCCGCCGGCCTGA